From Oscillatoria sp. FACHB-1406, the proteins below share one genomic window:
- a CDS encoding AbrB/MazE/SpoVT family DNA-binding domain-containing protein has protein sequence MTLTTLTASGQITLPSEIIERLNLKPGDKIELAIAPNGRVYIQPAPIDVRTLSGMLYQAGREAISLAEMDAAIIESAGESV, from the coding sequence ATGACACTTACAACTTTGACGGCTTCCGGACAAATTACCTTACCTTCAGAAATTATCGAACGACTAAACTTAAAACCGGGCGACAAAATTGAGTTAGCGATCGCGCCGAATGGCAGAGTTTACATCCAACCTGCACCGATTGATGTCCGCACCTTATCGGGAATGCTATATCAAGCCGGGAGAGAAGCAATTTCCCTGGCGGAAATGGATGCGGCAATTATTGAAAGCGCAGGAGAATCAGTTTGA
- a CDS encoding GerMN domain-containing protein → MFNRSKLFLLSLLAISATLNGCPSVQPPVTNNPPSPEPSQTSEPPPSSPKPASPTPTPQQPQFKNRVKVYFPKTPESNENFSYVEPVWRNTNSDGVAQFAIAQLLEGPTSQEQQVGLVRAVRLKDASNCGSDFKIEIAKKVAQLQFCRTVVSGGVGDDARALSALNATLKQFPTVDSAVILDKNGNCLGDGSGDNRCLANLPRKLDTTAKLALTSLGPVRVGMTPEEASRAAGTKIVEWGTNPERYCLYYRPEGEPKDVSFMVVEGRIARIDIDTRSITTLGGAKIGDSEARIRALYPGQIKAEPHEYVSGGKYLIFVPRDSAQGNYRVVFETDASGIVTRLRSGKLPEVKYVEGCA, encoded by the coding sequence ATGTTTAACCGCTCGAAGCTATTCCTTCTCTCCCTCCTCGCTATCTCAGCAACCCTAAATGGATGCCCTAGCGTCCAACCCCCCGTTACCAATAATCCGCCCTCCCCCGAACCCAGCCAGACTTCTGAACCCCCTCCTAGTTCTCCTAAACCCGCCTCGCCAACCCCCACGCCTCAACAACCTCAATTTAAAAATCGCGTTAAAGTTTATTTCCCTAAAACGCCTGAAAGTAACGAGAACTTCAGTTACGTCGAACCCGTTTGGAGAAATACTAACAGCGATGGGGTCGCTCAATTCGCGATCGCGCAACTCCTCGAAGGTCCCACCTCCCAAGAACAACAAGTCGGACTCGTCCGCGCCGTCCGACTAAAAGACGCATCCAACTGCGGCAGCGACTTTAAGATTGAAATTGCCAAAAAAGTCGCGCAACTGCAATTTTGTCGCACGGTTGTTTCCGGCGGCGTGGGAGATGATGCGCGCGCCCTCAGCGCCCTCAACGCTACCCTCAAACAATTTCCCACCGTCGATTCTGCTGTTATTCTCGATAAAAATGGCAACTGTCTTGGCGATGGTAGCGGCGACAACCGCTGTTTAGCCAACCTTCCCCGCAAACTCGATACGACGGCAAAACTTGCCCTAACTAGCCTCGGCCCCGTTCGCGTCGGGATGACCCCGGAAGAAGCAAGCCGCGCCGCCGGAACTAAAATTGTCGAGTGGGGAACCAACCCCGAACGCTACTGCCTGTACTATCGACCGGAAGGCGAACCGAAAGACGTTTCTTTTATGGTCGTCGAAGGTCGAATTGCCCGCATTGATATCGACACTCGCAGCATTACTACGCTCGGAGGCGCAAAAATTGGCGACAGTGAAGCGCGCATTCGCGCACTCTATCCCGGACAAATCAAAGCAGAACCCCACGAATACGTTTCGGGGGGCAAATATCTCATTTTTGTGCCGCGAGACTCCGCACAGGGCAATTATCGGGTAGTTTTTGAAACTGACGCGAGCGGAATAGTCACCCGGCTTCGCAGTGGCAAATTGCCGGAAGTGAAGTATGTTGAAGGCTGCGCTTAG
- a CDS encoding AAA-like domain-containing protein, with amino-acid sequence MILGQVLDGRYHIIRVLEAGGFGQTYLAEDRRRPGQPECVVKQLKPLSNTPRDVTVARRLFHQEAEILEKLGNHDRIPRLLAYFEQNAEFFLVEEFIDGLSLRGEFLPGQQWTEHQVLNLLKEILPVLEFIHSFGVIHRDLKPDNIIRRASDDKLCPIDFGAVKQVRTVSGNERNPATQTVVIGTPGYIAPEQAQGNPQPNSDIYALGIIAIQALTGKKPLQFQSEPDWENNWHLDLIISPETIAVISRMVSPSYSQRYPSAKAVLEDLERRARDGENISPLSRFFQGVSRVLTTPIGELFPSSQPELDETDAETVVLETSRLSNLTLKAEATVVDRPEIVSIAYADRDIDRTLANELYQALTAEGYRVFLCPSEEWNSRANEGLEICDLFVVLLCEYAATSEMITEQVSRVKGRRDRSLDGKPAILLVRVNLPERAPLNYELRGYLASLRSNEDPRSGTRDWHSPADTPALLEELHLRLSGAPEDFPTEEDYLPTLLPAEESPSGKPLPAAEPVLPEGQVGLTSVFYIERPPIEARCYETIIQPGSLIRIKAPRQMGKTSLMARILQHAEQEGGKPVSLSFQLADGKIFADLDKFLRWFCASITRRLQIPNRVGDYWDDLFGSKENCTTYFEDYLLQEIESPIVLGLDEVDRVFEYPEIAEDFFSLLRAWHEEAKNREIWQKLRLVVVHSTEVYVRLNVNQSPFNVGLPVELPEFNGQQVQHLAQLHGLDWKAREIEPLLAAVGGHPYLVRLALYHIAKGDTTLERLLQTGASESGLYGDHLRRNLWILKQYPQLAIDFRVVVAANEPVSIQPDTAFKLYSMGLLHLSGNEVLPRCAVYRDYFRERLEGVSQIAPRPETPSIATQGSSLAAIAFTDVVDSTALSVANPTQALESMQRDFQLMREICQRYDGQVLKSMGDGLLIYFVSAVKAVDCAREIQRALAKKAETLPDIAILRHRIGIHVGDVFFNGDDVLGVGVNIAARLQAKAEPGGICISQTVYEVVKNNLSLEVNYCGPQELKGLPEPVPIYQVALSLPSA; translated from the coding sequence GTGATATTAGGTCAAGTCCTAGACGGACGCTACCATATTATTCGAGTTTTGGAAGCGGGAGGATTTGGTCAAACCTACCTGGCTGAAGATCGCCGCCGCCCCGGACAGCCGGAGTGCGTCGTCAAGCAACTCAAACCACTAAGCAACACGCCGCGAGATGTAACGGTAGCGCGGCGGTTATTTCACCAAGAAGCCGAAATCCTCGAAAAACTCGGCAATCACGATCGCATTCCGCGCCTACTGGCTTACTTCGAGCAGAACGCCGAATTTTTCCTCGTCGAGGAATTCATCGACGGACTCTCCTTGCGCGGGGAATTCTTACCGGGGCAACAATGGACAGAACATCAAGTTCTCAATCTCCTCAAAGAAATTTTGCCCGTTCTCGAGTTCATTCATAGTTTTGGGGTCATTCACCGCGACCTCAAACCCGATAATATTATCCGGCGCGCCTCGGATGATAAGCTTTGTCCGATTGATTTTGGAGCCGTCAAGCAAGTGCGAACGGTTTCTGGCAACGAGCGCAACCCCGCAACACAAACCGTTGTTATCGGCACTCCGGGCTACATCGCCCCCGAACAAGCCCAAGGCAACCCCCAGCCCAACAGCGATATTTACGCCCTCGGTATTATCGCCATTCAAGCCCTCACCGGCAAAAAACCGCTTCAGTTCCAAAGCGAACCCGATTGGGAAAATAACTGGCATCTAGATTTAATTATCAGCCCGGAGACGATCGCGGTTATCTCGAGAATGGTTTCCCCTTCCTACTCCCAGCGCTATCCATCTGCTAAAGCTGTCTTAGAGGATTTAGAACGGCGCGCTCGAGACGGCGAAAACATCTCTCCCCTCAGTCGTTTTTTCCAAGGCGTGAGTCGCGTCCTCACCACTCCCATCGGCGAACTCTTCCCCAGCAGCCAGCCCGAACTCGATGAAACGGATGCCGAAACAGTTGTCCTTGAAACGAGTCGTCTCTCAAATCTAACCCTCAAGGCAGAAGCAACCGTTGTCGATCGCCCGGAGATCGTCTCGATCGCCTACGCCGATCGCGACATCGATCGCACCCTCGCTAACGAACTTTACCAAGCGCTAACCGCCGAGGGTTATCGCGTCTTCCTCTGTCCGAGCGAAGAATGGAACAGCCGCGCCAACGAGGGTTTAGAAATTTGCGATCTGTTCGTGGTGTTGTTGTGCGAGTATGCAGCCACCAGCGAAATGATAACCGAGCAGGTGAGTCGCGTCAAAGGGCGGCGCGATCGCTCCCTCGACGGTAAACCCGCCATCCTCCTAGTACGAGTCAACCTGCCCGAACGCGCCCCCCTCAACTACGAATTGCGCGGCTATCTCGCCAGTTTACGCTCTAACGAAGATCCGCGCAGCGGCACGCGCGACTGGCACTCTCCCGCCGACACGCCCGCCCTCCTCGAAGAACTGCACCTTCGGCTTTCCGGCGCGCCAGAAGACTTCCCAACCGAAGAAGACTATCTCCCCACCCTCCTCCCCGCCGAAGAAAGTCCCAGCGGCAAACCCTTACCCGCCGCCGAACCCGTTCTACCCGAAGGACAAGTCGGTTTAACATCAGTCTTCTACATCGAACGCCCGCCCATCGAAGCGCGCTGCTACGAAACCATCATCCAACCGGGCAGTTTAATTCGCATTAAAGCGCCCCGACAAATGGGCAAAACCTCGCTGATGGCGCGCATTCTCCAGCACGCCGAACAAGAGGGCGGCAAACCCGTCAGCCTTAGCTTTCAACTCGCCGACGGCAAAATTTTTGCCGATCTCGATAAATTTTTGCGCTGGTTTTGTGCCAGTATTACCCGCCGCCTACAAATCCCCAACCGCGTTGGCGATTACTGGGACGATCTTTTCGGCAGTAAGGAAAATTGTACGACGTATTTTGAAGACTATTTACTGCAAGAAATCGAGAGTCCAATCGTTCTCGGACTCGATGAAGTCGATCGCGTTTTTGAATATCCTGAAATTGCGGAAGACTTTTTTAGCTTGTTGCGCGCTTGGCACGAAGAGGCGAAAAATCGAGAAATTTGGCAAAAGTTGCGCTTAGTCGTGGTGCATTCGACGGAAGTTTACGTGCGCCTCAATGTCAATCAATCGCCGTTTAACGTCGGGTTGCCCGTCGAACTGCCTGAATTTAATGGCCAACAGGTGCAGCACTTAGCGCAGTTGCACGGATTGGACTGGAAAGCGCGCGAGATCGAACCGTTGTTAGCTGCCGTTGGCGGACATCCTTACCTAGTGCGCCTCGCTCTCTATCATATTGCTAAAGGCGATACAACCCTCGAGCGACTGCTGCAAACCGGAGCCTCGGAATCGGGATTATACGGGGATCACCTGCGCCGCAATCTCTGGATTCTCAAACAATATCCCCAACTCGCGATCGATTTTAGGGTTGTGGTAGCAGCAAACGAACCTGTTTCTATTCAACCCGACACGGCTTTTAAACTGTATAGTATGGGGTTATTGCATTTGAGCGGCAATGAAGTATTACCTCGCTGTGCGGTATATCGCGATTATTTCCGCGAGCGTCTCGAGGGAGTTTCGCAAATTGCCCCTCGTCCGGAAACACCCTCTATTGCAACGCAAGGAAGCAGCTTAGCCGCGATCGCCTTTACCGATGTTGTCGATTCTACTGCACTTTCTGTCGCCAATCCTACCCAAGCATTAGAATCGATGCAACGCGACTTTCAACTCATGCGCGAGATTTGTCAGCGCTACGACGGACAAGTTCTTAAATCGATGGGCGATGGCTTATTAATTTATTTTGTCAGCGCCGTTAAAGCCGTCGATTGCGCTCGAGAAATTCAAAGAGCGTTAGCGAAAAAGGCTGAAACTTTGCCGGATATTGCAATTCTAAGACATCGAATTGGCATTCACGTTGGCGATGTTTTCTTTAACGGCGACGACGTTTTAGGCGTTGGAGTCAACATCGCCGCGCGATTGCAAGCCAAAGCAGAACCGGGCGGGATTTGCATCTCGCAAACCGTTTATGAAGTCGTAAAAAATAATTTGTCTCTTGAAGTTAACTATTGCGGACCGCAGGAATTAAAGGGATTGCCCGAACCTGTGCCTATTTATCAAGTGGCACTCAGTCTTCCCTCAGCCTGA
- a CDS encoding type II toxin-antitoxin system VapC family toxin, with the protein MRGLDTNVIVRFLVRDDPTQWQIADCYINEALQVNEPCFINNIVLCEVAWVLRSRYKLGREQLIQTLESLLRANIFVFEEPSAIEWAIQQMRLGNADFSDYLIARVNQLAGCSETASFDAKLSHLPHINSLR; encoded by the coding sequence TTGAGGGGCTTAGATACTAACGTCATCGTGCGTTTCTTAGTCCGCGACGACCCAACACAGTGGCAAATTGCCGATTGCTATATTAATGAAGCTTTACAAGTTAATGAACCTTGCTTCATCAATAATATAGTCCTTTGTGAGGTTGCCTGGGTTTTACGAAGTCGATATAAACTCGGTCGCGAACAACTCATTCAAACATTAGAAAGTCTTTTAAGAGCTAACATTTTTGTATTTGAAGAGCCATCTGCTATTGAATGGGCGATTCAGCAAATGAGGTTAGGGAATGCGGATTTTTCAGATTATTTAATTGCGAGGGTAAATCAGTTAGCAGGATGTAGTGAAACTGCTTCTTTCGATGCCAAACTAAGTCACTTACCGCACATCAACTCTTTACGCTGA
- a CDS encoding acetate kinase, whose translation MKILVLNAGSSTQKSCLYEILNALPDTPPKPLWEAKIDWMQDAAMLSVTTQQGTSLEEQILGGERQEGIGRMLATLYQGETQVLSDLQEIDAVGHRIVHGGEKYREAVRVTPEVVEAIASLIPLAPEHNPVNLEGIDAISKVLPDVMQVAVFDTAFHATLPPAAAVYPIPYSFYEQGIRRYGFHGINHQYCRDRVAALQNRLPHRLITCHLGNGASLAAIRDGTCIDTTMGFTPLEGLMMGSRSGSIDPGILIHLLRQGYDVERLNRLLNKESGLKGLSGVGNDLRQINRAIASGSDRAQLALEVYLHSLQRHIGAMLVSLGGLDTLVFTGGVGENSPLVRRSACQALEFLGLQLNEAENEARPIDRDIASAESPVRVFVIRAREDWAIAQECWKINDE comes from the coding sequence ATGAAAATTCTGGTTTTAAATGCGGGTTCTAGCACCCAAAAAAGCTGTTTGTACGAAATCCTGAATGCCCTTCCCGATACGCCGCCCAAACCGCTTTGGGAAGCGAAAATTGACTGGATGCAGGATGCGGCGATGCTGTCGGTGACAACGCAGCAAGGTACATCGTTAGAAGAACAAATTTTAGGGGGAGAACGCCAAGAAGGGATAGGGCGAATGTTAGCGACGCTGTATCAAGGTGAAACGCAAGTGCTATCCGATCTCCAAGAAATCGATGCTGTCGGACATCGCATCGTTCACGGCGGCGAGAAGTATCGCGAAGCGGTGCGCGTGACTCCGGAAGTTGTCGAGGCGATCGCGTCTTTGATTCCCCTTGCACCGGAACACAATCCCGTCAACCTCGAAGGAATCGACGCAATTTCTAAAGTGCTGCCCGATGTAATGCAAGTCGCCGTCTTCGATACCGCCTTTCACGCTACCCTTCCCCCCGCCGCCGCCGTTTATCCCATTCCTTACTCTTTTTACGAACAAGGGATTCGCCGCTATGGGTTCCACGGGATCAACCATCAGTATTGCCGCGATCGCGTCGCAGCGCTACAAAATCGCCTTCCCCACCGCCTGATTACCTGCCACCTCGGTAACGGCGCATCTCTCGCCGCCATCCGCGACGGCACTTGCATCGATACGACAATGGGATTTACGCCCCTGGAAGGGTTAATGATGGGCAGTCGTTCCGGAAGTATCGATCCCGGCATTCTCATTCACTTACTGCGTCAGGGCTACGATGTCGAACGCTTAAACCGCTTGCTGAATAAAGAATCGGGGTTGAAGGGACTGTCGGGAGTGGGGAACGATTTGCGACAAATTAATCGCGCGATCGCGTCTGGAAGCGATCGCGCCCAACTCGCCTTAGAGGTTTACCTCCACAGCTTGCAGCGACACATTGGAGCGATGCTAGTCTCTTTAGGTGGTTTAGATACCCTCGTTTTTACCGGCGGTGTCGGCGAAAATTCTCCCCTCGTGCGGCGCAGTGCTTGCCAAGCCTTAGAATTCCTCGGATTGCAACTCAATGAAGCCGAAAATGAAGCGCGTCCCATCGATCGCGATATTGCCAGTGCTGAATCGCCGGTTCGCGTCTTTGTTATCCGCGCTCGGGAAGATTGGGCGATCGCGCAAGAATGCTGGAAAATCAATGATGAATGA
- a CDS encoding Npun_F0813 family protein yields the protein MFILKRQDVEISSIQHPKREQKIPILKYQDQSFRLIGVFAANQAEEARNYWRDLTDNQGKFCILLEEPDRHSIWGRIRADQLSDEESMADARLVPLAQASLILLQTVYLDIEDLLGNRQAKQFQKDIAQVFVEWKFAQADSPAAVERLLTQVDPLDISQVQPWEEHQLITLLQELYRFGKAYFGNTSFAEEVEDILQDMPDKEREQFLAWLKRTPLGKCWR from the coding sequence ATGTTTATTTTAAAAAGACAGGATGTTGAAATTTCAAGCATTCAGCACCCGAAGCGAGAGCAAAAAATCCCAATTCTTAAATATCAAGATCAGAGTTTCCGGCTGATCGGTGTTTTCGCAGCGAACCAAGCCGAAGAAGCGCGGAATTACTGGCGAGATCTCACAGACAACCAAGGAAAGTTCTGTATTCTCCTCGAAGAACCCGATCGCCATAGTATTTGGGGTAGAATTCGTGCCGATCAGTTGAGCGACGAAGAGAGTATGGCGGATGCTCGGCTCGTTCCCCTCGCGCAAGCAAGTTTAATCCTGTTACAGACGGTGTATCTAGATATCGAAGACTTGCTCGGCAATCGACAAGCCAAACAATTCCAAAAAGATATCGCTCAAGTCTTTGTCGAGTGGAAGTTTGCCCAAGCCGATTCGCCCGCAGCCGTCGAAAGACTGTTAACTCAAGTCGATCCCCTCGATATCAGCCAAGTTCAGCCTTGGGAAGAGCATCAATTGATCACCCTTCTTCAAGAACTGTACCGTTTCGGCAAAGCCTACTTTGGCAATACGAGTTTTGCTGAAGAAGTTGAAGATATTTTACAAGATATGCCCGATAAGGAGAGAGAGCAGTTTCTGGCTTGGCTGAAACGAACTCCTTTAGGCAAATGCTGGCGATAG
- the trmB gene encoding tRNA (guanosine(46)-N7)-methyltransferase TrmB produces MSRVRVRQHVNPLSHKYQNPIAPPNWEEIYLNPKQPLHLDIGCAWGRFLRDLAQIQPDWNYLGLEIREPLVVEANRWRNDLGAKNLHYLCGNVNIDLPVIARSLPAGTLQCVTLQFPDPWFKRRHAKRRAVQPELVELLAEILPEGGQVFLQSDVEAIARQMRDRFNACSAFKLQHSDEWLTENPFPIATEREKATLERNEPVYRCLFKVNNE; encoded by the coding sequence ATGTCTCGCGTTCGAGTTCGACAGCACGTTAACCCCCTCAGTCATAAGTATCAAAACCCGATCGCGCCGCCGAATTGGGAGGAAATTTATCTTAACCCCAAACAACCGCTCCACCTCGATATCGGCTGCGCCTGGGGACGGTTTCTGCGAGACTTGGCACAAATTCAACCCGATTGGAATTACTTAGGGTTGGAAATTCGCGAACCGCTGGTCGTCGAAGCGAATCGCTGGCGGAATGATTTAGGGGCAAAAAACCTACACTATTTGTGCGGAAATGTCAATATCGATCTGCCGGTTATTGCGCGATCGCTACCCGCTGGAACCTTACAATGCGTCACCCTTCAATTTCCCGATCCTTGGTTCAAAAGACGGCACGCTAAGCGACGCGCCGTGCAACCGGAACTCGTTGAATTGTTAGCAGAAATTTTGCCGGAAGGCGGACAGGTTTTTCTGCAATCGGATGTTGAAGCGATCGCCCGACAAATGCGCGATCGCTTCAACGCTTGCTCGGCTTTCAAATTGCAACACTCCGACGAATGGCTAACAGAAAACCCTTTTCCCATCGCCACAGAACGAGAAAAAGCCACCTTAGAACGCAACGAACCCGTCTATCGATGCTTGTTTAAAGTGAATAATGAATAG
- a CDS encoding transposase — MSPRKLTDSDKQEILQLYRTPQETTSTLAERYQVSSSTISRFLKTHLAENEYEELIQQKRLSRTPAGAAQVMSQFTPPPDEPEAPLLELLSANEPEELKTPSPPAPNPRRTRRRSSAPSPETAVEKPILSTPAVNYFEVDEEEDEDSVHALEEMLGEDLGDLNLDTEEDLEDFEEEGDDFDEEDDDWADGEEVTPTVKSRIKIQVLPFSEATLPRICYLVVDRAAELVTPLLREFGDLGTIPTDEIQQKTLPIFDNHRVARRFSKRSQRVIKIPDGKMLEKTGACLEAKGIKRLLINGQVYALES, encoded by the coding sequence ATGAGTCCAAGAAAACTGACCGACTCCGACAAACAAGAAATCCTCCAACTCTATCGAACGCCCCAGGAAACGACTTCCACCCTCGCAGAGCGCTATCAAGTTAGTAGCTCTACGATTAGTCGCTTCCTGAAAACTCACCTCGCGGAAAACGAGTATGAAGAACTCATCCAACAGAAGCGCCTCAGCCGAACTCCCGCTGGTGCTGCCCAAGTTATGAGTCAATTCACCCCGCCCCCAGACGAGCCAGAAGCGCCCCTGCTTGAGTTATTGAGCGCCAACGAACCCGAGGAACTCAAAACCCCCTCTCCTCCCGCCCCTAACCCACGGCGGACGCGGCGACGCTCCTCTGCCCCCTCTCCCGAAACTGCCGTCGAAAAACCAATCCTGTCAACGCCAGCAGTTAACTACTTTGAGGTAGACGAGGAAGAAGACGAGGACAGCGTTCATGCTCTCGAAGAAATGCTTGGAGAAGATTTGGGCGATCTCAACCTCGATACCGAAGAAGATCTCGAAGATTTTGAAGAAGAGGGTGATGATTTTGATGAGGAGGACGACGATTGGGCTGACGGGGAGGAAGTAACCCCCACCGTTAAAAGTCGGATTAAAATTCAAGTCCTACCTTTTTCCGAAGCAACATTACCGAGAATATGCTACTTAGTCGTCGATCGCGCAGCAGAATTGGTTACGCCACTGTTACGCGAATTCGGCGACCTCGGCACGATTCCCACCGATGAAATTCAACAAAAAACGCTGCCGATTTTCGACAATCATCGCGTTGCTCGGCGTTTCTCCAAACGTTCACAACGGGTGATTAAGATTCCCGACGGCAAAATGCTCGAAAAAACGGGCGCTTGTTTGGAGGCAAAAGGCATTAAGCGCTTGTTAATTAACGGTCAGGTTTATGCTCTCGAATCTTAG
- a CDS encoding helix-turn-helix transcriptional regulator translates to MPGESLPRSEELKFKQLRENAGLSQEALARALDVTSKTVSNWERGVSPASLTIPQVKTLCKLLNITLEELPDLRGPNAK, encoded by the coding sequence ATGCCCGGAGAAAGTTTGCCAAGGTCGGAAGAGTTGAAATTCAAACAGTTGAGAGAAAATGCAGGACTCTCTCAAGAAGCATTGGCCAGAGCGTTGGATGTAACCTCAAAAACGGTCAGCAATTGGGAACGGGGAGTTTCGCCAGCGAGTCTGACGATTCCTCAAGTCAAGACTCTCTGCAAGCTCTTAAACATTACCTTAGAGGAATTGCCCGATTTGCGCGGCCCGAACGCTAAGTAG
- the cutA gene encoding divalent-cation tolerance protein CutA: MLSNLSQESNADSYCVVLVTAASQQEAEAIASALLSARLAACVSMAPIHSMYVWKGEVNADEEWQLTIKTRLACFAALEAKVRELHSYEVPEIIALPIVAGSQPYLDWIKNEL; this comes from the coding sequence ATGCTCTCGAATCTTAGTCAAGAATCGAACGCTGACAGTTACTGCGTTGTTCTTGTAACCGCCGCCTCGCAGCAGGAAGCAGAAGCAATTGCTTCTGCTCTTCTTTCCGCGCGACTCGCAGCTTGCGTCAGCATGGCTCCTATTCATTCGATGTACGTTTGGAAAGGGGAAGTAAATGCGGACGAGGAATGGCAACTGACGATTAAAACCCGTCTGGCTTGTTTTGCAGCGCTCGAAGCAAAAGTTCGGGAACTTCATTCTTACGAAGTTCCTGAAATTATTGCACTACCAATTGTGGCGGGTTCTCAACCCTATCTCGATTGGATAAAAAATGAGTTATGA
- the ribD gene encoding bifunctional diaminohydroxyphosphoribosylaminopyrimidine deaminase/5-amino-6-(5-phosphoribosylamino)uracil reductase RibD, giving the protein MQSSSPFPDAIGWVDRAMMQRCLELARRALGRTTPNPLVGSIVARNGEIVGEGFHPAAGQPHAEIFALQAAGENARGATVYVNLEPCNHHGRTPPCTEALIAAGVAKVVVGAIDSNPLVAGTGVDRLRAAGIEVIVGVEEAACRQLNEAFFHRIRYQQPFGILKYAMTLDGKIAASSGHSAWVTGEKARHLVHWERAAADAVIIGGNTARQDNPLLTSHNVHPHNPLRVVMSRSLNLRLEAKLWHTAEVATLVLTETGANATVRGKLEQLGVEVVELSPLTPAAAMAHLYDRGLSRILWECGGVLAAEAIAQSAVHKIMAFVAPKIIGGRDAPSPIGELGLTQMTQALQLERVTVTGIEPDFLIEGYLPLENRANDSIS; this is encoded by the coding sequence ATGCAATCTTCCTCCCCCTTCCCTGACGCGATCGGTTGGGTCGATCGCGCCATGATGCAGCGCTGTCTAGAACTAGCCCGCCGCGCCTTGGGGCGCACAACCCCAAACCCGCTCGTCGGTTCGATTGTTGCGCGCAATGGCGAGATTGTCGGCGAAGGCTTCCATCCCGCAGCCGGACAGCCCCATGCCGAAATTTTTGCGCTGCAAGCGGCGGGCGAAAACGCGCGCGGAGCGACGGTTTACGTCAATTTAGAGCCTTGCAATCACCACGGACGAACCCCGCCCTGTACTGAAGCTTTAATCGCGGCAGGCGTGGCAAAAGTGGTAGTCGGCGCGATCGATTCCAATCCCCTCGTTGCCGGAACGGGAGTCGATCGCCTGCGCGCGGCGGGAATCGAAGTTATCGTCGGAGTCGAAGAAGCCGCCTGTCGCCAACTGAACGAAGCTTTCTTTCATCGCATCCGTTACCAACAACCTTTCGGCATTCTCAAGTATGCCATGACCCTAGATGGCAAAATTGCGGCTAGCAGCGGCCATAGTGCTTGGGTAACGGGAGAGAAAGCACGCCATCTCGTCCACTGGGAACGCGCCGCCGCCGATGCCGTTATTATTGGGGGCAACACCGCGCGCCAAGATAATCCCCTCCTCACCAGCCATAACGTCCATCCCCACAACCCGTTGCGCGTCGTTATGAGTCGCAGTTTGAACTTACGCCTCGAGGCGAAGTTATGGCATACGGCGGAAGTCGCAACACTGGTATTAACAGAAACGGGGGCAAATGCCACCGTTCGCGGGAAATTGGAGCAACTGGGCGTAGAAGTGGTGGAATTGTCGCCCTTAACTCCAGCGGCGGCAATGGCGCATTTGTACGATCGCGGCCTTTCTCGGATTTTATGGGAATGTGGGGGCGTTTTGGCTGCTGAAGCGATCGCGCAATCTGCCGTTCATAAAATTATGGCCTTTGTCGCCCCCAAAATTATCGGCGGTCGCGATGCGCCTTCTCCCATCGGCGAATTAGGATTAACTCAAATGACGCAAGCGTTACAACTGGAGCGCGTTACCGTGACGGGTATAGAACCCGATTTTCTCATCGAAGGATATTTGCCGCTAGAAAACAGAGCGAATGATTCAATTTCGTAG